Within Sphingomonas piscis, the genomic segment GGAGGCCGGCAGCGACGCGGCGTTTGCCTACATTCCTTGGGACCGCGAGGATCCCAGCGGCGGGCCCGGGGGCGGCGGCGTTCGCGGCCAGATGAACGGCAAGGTATTCGAGAAGGTCGGCGTCAATGTCTCTACGGTCGGCGGCACCTTTTCGCCCGAGTTTGCTAAGTCGATCCCGGGTGCCGACGAAGATCCTAGCTTCTTCGCCACCGGCATCAGTCTGGTGGCGCACATGGCCAACCCGCATGTTCCAGCGGTCCACATGAACACCCGTTTCCTGTGCACGACCAGGCGCTGGTTCGGCGGCGGAGCGGACCTCAATCCCGCGCTCCCCAATGACGAGGATACCGACGCTTTCCACGCCCGCCTTCGGGCGGCCTGCGCCGCCTACGATCCAACCTTCTACCCGCGCTTTGCGAAGTGGGCGGAGGAATATTTCTGGATTCCTCACCGCAATCGCGCCCGCGGCGTCGGCGGCATCTTCTATGACCATCTCTACTGTGAGGAGCCCGGCGCAGGCGCGACCTTTGACGAGAATTTTGCCTTCACCCGCGATGTGGGTCAGGCCCTTCTCGACATCTTCCCACAAATCGTCCGCAAGCGGATGAACGAACCATATTCCGACGCCGACCTTCAGGCCTTGCTGGAGTTTCGCGGCCGCTACGTCGAGTTCAACCTGCTCTATGACCGCGGCACGCTGTTCGGTCTCAAGACCGGCGGCAACATCGACGCGATCCTGATGAGCCTGCCGCCGTTGGCCCGCTGGTCCTGACTTCAGCGGGTGTGCGGGACGCTGACCTCGCCTCCGGCCTCACCCGACAGCTGCGCATAGAGCCGCGCGAGCATGACGACGAAGATGAGGGTGACGGCGGCGCTTGCCGATTGACTAAGCGTCGAGACCAGCAACACGCCAACGCTGAAGCCTTTGACGCCGCCAAGTGCCAGTTGCGCGATCACCGATGAAACGGCGGTCGCCGCGGCAACCACCACAAGCAGCGACAAACCGTATAGAAGTGCAAAGGCGAACAGGCGGAACCAATTGCCGCGGGTCATGCTCCAACTGCGCTTGACCAAGTGAATGGGCCCGCCGCCTTCACCGGCCGCCGCCGGCTGCACCATAGCCATCCGCACGCCAAGGAAGATGAACAGCGGAAAGGCAATCAGCGACAGCAGGGCAACGGTCGGCGGGATTTTCGTGGGATCGTTTCCTGCACGAAGCAGGAAGGAGCCGATCAGCAGAAATGGCCAGGCCCAGAGCAGCCAGGCGGCAAGAAGGCTGGGCAGCCGCCGAAATCCGAGGCCAATTGCCGAGCCGACGCTGCTGCCCCGATGCAGAACCAAGGACATAAGGGCCAGTTGGCCCGCCACCGTCAGCAACAGGGCCACCAGGACCACGATCGCTGCGCCCGAGGATTGCGGTGCCATCTGACCGCCGGTCGCGGCGCGGACCAGGTCGGAAACTATTCCTGGCAGTACCAGCAGCGCCAGAGCGACGCTGACCAGCAGCCGGCTGTCGCGCGAAAGGGTTGCGCGCGTATCGTCCCAGGCTTTCGAAAGTGAAGCGCGAACCATTTTTGCTCCTCAAGGCAAATCCGCCCGCCTTATGCGGTTGCTGGCTCGCCTTCGCAATTGTCTTGCCGTCATCCATCGCCGACGCCATCTCGCCTCCGATGGAGACGATTGACGGCATCGAATGGAAACTCGGGCCCGGGCTTACGCCCTATCCGGATGCTTTGTCCTTCATGGAGCAGCGCGCGGCCGCGATCCGCGATGGGACGGAGTCCGAGTGCGTCTGGCTTGTCGAGCATCCGCCTTTATTTACCGCCGGCACCAGCGCCGCTCCGGCCGAACTGTTCAACCCGCTCGGCTTTCCCGTCTTTGAGGCCGGGCGCGGCGGCCGCTACACCTATCATGGCCCGGCCAGCGCGTCGGCTATCTGATGCTTGACCTCGACAAGCGGCGCAAGGACATCCGCCGCTTCGTTCATGCGCTCGAAGGCTGGATGATCGGCGCTCTTGCCAACCTCGGCGTCGACGCCCATCGTGCACCCGGCCGCATCGGCATTTGGACTGGCGATGGTCCGGCGGAGGCAAAGATCGCCGCGCTCGGCATCAGGGTAAAGCGATGGGTCACGCTTCACGGCTTCTCGATCAACGTCTCGCCCGACCTAGCGCATTTCGGCGGCATCGTCCCGTGCGGGATATCCGAATTCGGCGTAACCTCACTTCGAAAGCTTGGCCGGGACGTGTCGATGTCAAGGGTCGATGCTGCCCTGAAGGTAAGGTTTTCGTCGTTTCTCAATGACTTGTGCTCAGGAGACAAAGTGTCTTGATGCTCCGTAACGCATCAGACATAAGTGTGCGCGATTTGCGATGCGGTTCCTCCGCTGCAGATCACATAAAAAGGGAGTTTTGAATGCGTGCTCTTATCCTGGTCGCCGGTGCGGCCCTGGCGGTTTCGGCTTGCAGCAGCAACGAGTCCGCTGACAACACGATGGACGTCAACACCATCGAAGCCAACACGATCGTGACCGACGCCAACACCGTCGATCTGAACGCGATGGATGCGAACATGTCCATGGACGCGAACACCGCCAATGCGGTTGCGACCGACCTGACGACGAACGAAGCCGACGCGAACCTCGCCAACGGCATGTAATTGGCTGGCGGCTTCCCTGTGGAGCCGCCGCCGAGTTAAGGAGGCCGTCGGGTTCGCCCGGCGGCCTTTTTTATCGCCTGAAAATTGGATTGATCTCCCGATGCGCAACTATCCCCTTATCGTCGCCGCCGCGGCCCTACTTTGTGCTTGCGGCAAGAAGGACCCCGCCGAGCAGACGGCCAATGCGTCGACCGGCGTGACTGCCGAAAGTTTCGCCGGGAGCGATACGACGGCGATCGACGCGGCTACGGGTGCGGACGCCAACATGGCCGCGGATGTGCAATATAACGACGAGGCGCTCGACGCGCTGATGAACGAGGCATCGGAAGAGGATGCCGTCGCCAACGAAGATTAAGGCAGCCCCACCACCTTGTGCGCCTGCAGCGACAGGCGCCACCGCGGCCTCTCCATCGCCAGCCGGATCGCAGCCTTCATCGCTCCGGCACGGTCGGCTCCGTCCATCGGCTGAACCAGGAAGTGATCGAACTCCCAGCCTTCGATCTTGGCCGGATCGATCCCTGCCTGCGGCCAGACCAGCTTGAGCTCGTTGCCGCTGCGCTGCACCACCTCGGTTCCGGCTTTTGGGCTGACGCATAGCCAGTCGAGCGCCGCCACCGCGGGCAAGGTCCCGTTGCTTTCCGCCGCAACGCGAAAGCCGCGATCGTGCAAAGCATCAACCAGTGCCCGATCGAGCTGAAGCATCGGCTCACCGCCCGTGATCACCACCAGCCGCCGCTCCCCGCCTTCGCCCCACATCCACTCGACATGGGCGGCAAGCGCCTCCGCATCGGTAAACTTGCCCCCGCCCTCACCGTCCGTTCCGACGAAATCGGTATCGCAGAAGGTGCATTGAGCCATCGCCCGGTCCTGCTCGCGCCCCGACCATAGGTTGCAGCCCGCAAACCGCAGAAACACCGCGCGGCTTCCCGATTGGACGCCTTCCCCCTGCAGCGTCAGGAAACATTCCTTGACGGCATAGGTCATTGGTAACGGGTCGGATCGGGCAAGCACGCTTCCTCGAAGCCCTTGGCCCGCAGGCGGCAGGCATCGCACAGGCCGCAGGCGGCGCCATCGACGGCCGGGTCGTAGCAGCTGTGGCTCAGCCCGGCATCGAGTCCCAATCGCGCTGCCTCCCTCGCAATGTCCGCTTTGCTCATGTTCTGAAGCGGCGCATGGATGGTGAAGGAATCACCCTCGACCCCCGCCTTGGTGGCGAGGTTGGCGACGGCCTCAAACCCGCTGATGAACTCCGGCCGGCAATCGGGATAGCCTGAATAATCGAGCGCGTTCACTCCGATGAACAGGTCGCGCGCCCCTGCCGCCTCCGCCCAGCCCAGTGCCAAGCTGAGGAAGATGGTGTTGCGTGCCGGCACATAAGTCACCGGAATCCCGGGTGCGACCCCCTCCTTCGGCACGGCCATGTCGCCCGTCAGCGCCGAGCCGCCGAACGCCCGAAGGTCCAGCGGAAGGACGATGTGGCGATCGGAAAGCTGGGCAGCGATCGTCTTCGCCGCTTCAAGCTCGGCACGGTGGCGCTGATTATAATCGATGGTGAGCGCCAGGACGGAAAAGCCCGCCTCGCGCGCCAAGCCGGCGCAAACCATTGAGTCCAGCCCGCCGGACAAAAGGACCACCGCTGTTCGTCGCGCTCGCATCGTCACCGACGCGCTCTAACCCCCGCATTCACCAAAAAGAAGGGCCGCCCGAAGGCGGCCCAGTCTAGGAACGCTAGGCGCTCCCTTTGGGAGGAAAGCGTGCCGGAGACGGCACATCCAACCGCTTAGCCCAACATGGTTAAACAGACGCTTAATAACCCGGGCAGCCACCGATCCTGCGTGCCTGCATCACGAAGTGAAAGGGCAGACCGCGCGAAATGCCCTGCGTATCGATGCGCAGCGAGCGCGGGGTGATCACCGTCACCTCGCTTCGTCCGAAACCGCCGCTCGGACAATTGTACTGGAGCACGGTCGTGTCGCCGCTCTGGCTGACCACGGTGCGCGGACAGGCCTCGCCGCGATGTTCGAATTGTGTGATCGTGCGGGTCGAAAAGCATTGCCTGACAGGCGCCTGCCCCGGAATGCCCGACACTTCCCACAAGCCGCCGGGTATTTGCGCCAGGCGCGGCAGCGGCGTCGCGGCCACCACCAATGTCGCCCCGACGCACACTGCCAAATACTTTAAACCCCGGCCCACGACTCGCTTATACCACAGCTAAAGTGCGGGTGAAGTTAAGCCGAACAATCAACCGAGCTCAGCCGGATCGATCGGGAAGTTGCTGGAACAAAAGGCGCAATCAACCCGGATCAAACCATCATCACCAACCATGGCCGACCGTTCGTCCTCCGGAAAACGGGCAATGACGGATCGAACATAGTCATTGTCGCAGCGGCAACCCTTGCTCAGCCGCTGCGCATCCAGGGTCCGCACTTCCTCTTCTTCATGGAACAGCCGCCAGATCAGCTCGTCCAGCGGAAGCTTCTGATCGGTCAGCTCCTCAGGCTTCACGGAGCCGCCAAGGATGGCGACGTGCGGCCAGTCAGGGTGATCAAGGCGCGTGTGAAGCCGCTCCCGGCCCTCCTCGCCCTCGGGAAGATGCTGGAGCAAAAGGCCGCCTCCGACCCACTTGCCGTCCCGCTTCTCGACCGCCAACCGTGCCAGGCTCGGAATCTGTTCGGACTGGGAGAAATAGCTTTGCGCCGCGTCGGCCAGGCTGTTGCCCTCAAGCGGAACGATCCCCTGGTAACGCTCGTCCGTCGCGGGCTGGTCGAAGGTTATCGCCAGATAACCCTTGCCGAACAGCTCGGGCAGCTTCGGATTGACCGAAATGTCGGCCAGCCGCTCGCGGTCGTGCCGCACGTAGCCACGCAGTTCGCCGCCCAGATAATCGCAGACCAGCAAGTCGACGATCCCGCCCTCCGTCTGCGCCTGCAGCGTCATCTGCCCGCCCGGATCCTTCAGCAACGAGCCTAGAAGCGCGGTGAGCGTCAGCGCTTCCGCAAGCAGCTTCTCGATGGCCGGCGGATAGCCGTGGTTGGCAAGCACCGCGTCCAGCACCGGCCCGAGCCGGGCGATGCGCCCACGGGCGTTGCGCGAAGGAATGGTGACGCCGAGAACGACGTCCGTGTTGAGCTCAACTGTCTGCATCGCGCCAAGATAGGAAGGCGCCCTTCGGCCAACAAGCTATGCCGCCGCGGGCACCTCATAGTCGGCCGCAGCGGCCGACAGGCCGTCGACGAACTCGCGAATATGGCTCTCTTCGATGACCAGCGGCGGCAGCACACGCATGACATTGTCGCCCGCGGCCACAGTCAGAATACCGCGCTCGCGCAGGTAGGTGACGAACGCCCGGCTATCGGTCTTCATTTTAATGCCGAGCATCAGGCCCATGCCGCGAACGCTCTCGAACAATTGATCGTGGTTCGGGATCATCTGCTCCAACGCGGACCGCAGCCGCTCACCCGTTGCACGAACGCTGGCCATGAACTCGTCGTTCGCCACCACGTCGAGCACCGCCTGCCCCGCCGCCATCGCCAGCGGATTGCCGCCGTAGGTAGAGCCATGAGTGCCGATGACCATTCCGGCCGCGGCCTTTTCGGTCGCAAGGCAGGCACCCATCGGGAAGCCGCCGCCGATGCCCTTCGCAGTCGCCATGATGTCGGGTTCCACGCCATATTGCTCATAGGCATAGAGCGTGCCGGTGCGCGCGACGCCGCACTGCACCTCGTCGAACACCAGCATCAGGTCCTTCTCGTCACACACCTGCCGGAGGCCTTTGATGAAGCTCTGGCTGGCAGGCTTGATCCCTCCCTCGCCCTGCACCGGCTCCAGCAGGAAACCCGCCGTATTGTCGTCAACGGCAGCCAAGGCCGCATCCAAATTGTCGAACTCGACGACCGTGAAACCTTCCAGCAGCGGCGCGAAGCCGTCACGCAGCTTGGGCTGATCGGTGGCGCTGATCGTGGCCATGGTCCGGCCATGAAAGGCGTTGGTGAAGGTGATGAGCGTATGCTTGTGCGCATTGCCCTTCGCATGATGGTAGCGCCGCGCCGTCTTGATCGCGCATTCGACCGCTTCCGCGCCCGAGTTGGTGAAGAACACCGTATCAGCAAAGGTAAGGTCGATCAGCCGCTGCGCCAGCGCTTCCCCCTGCGGGCTGCCGTACAGGTTCGACACATGGATCAGCGTCGCTGCCTGCTCCTGGATCGCCTTGGTGAGGTGCGGGTGCCCGTGGCCGAGCAAGTTCACCGCGATGCCCGACGCAAAGTCGAGATAACGCTCGCCATTCTCACCGATCAGGTAAGCACCCTCGCCTCGCACCGGCCGCACCGGTGAGCGCGGGTAGACGGGCATAAGGGGCGTAATGGCCATGGGTGTGGCTCCTGATCTTGGGTTGCGAGAAAGCGGCTCCCCCACCGCTCGGCCGGGCTATAGCCAGCACGCCGTCAAAGGAAAAGGCGCCCCGGATTTCTCCGGAGCGCCTTCCCTTGAGCTAAAGCCGGAGCTTAGCCGGGCCAGCGGC encodes:
- the hemF gene encoding oxygen-dependent coproporphyrinogen oxidase; amino-acid sequence: MKPLDDQQQAARTWFETLRNRICAEFEAIEREAGSDAAFAYIPWDREDPSGGPGGGGVRGQMNGKVFEKVGVNVSTVGGTFSPEFAKSIPGADEDPSFFATGISLVAHMANPHVPAVHMNTRFLCTTRRWFGGGADLNPALPNDEDTDAFHARLRAACAAYDPTFYPRFAKWAEEYFWIPHRNRARGVGGIFYDHLYCEEPGAGATFDENFAFTRDVGQALLDIFPQIVRKRMNEPYSDADLQALLEFRGRYVEFNLLYDRGTLFGLKTGGNIDAILMSLPPLARWS
- a CDS encoding glycerophosphoryl diester phosphodiesterase membrane domain-containing protein, producing the protein MVRASLSKAWDDTRATLSRDSRLLVSVALALLVLPGIVSDLVRAATGGQMAPQSSGAAIVVLVALLLTVAGQLALMSLVLHRGSSVGSAIGLGFRRLPSLLAAWLLWAWPFLLIGSFLLRAGNDPTKIPPTVALLSLIAFPLFIFLGVRMAMVQPAAAGEGGGPIHLVKRSWSMTRGNWFRLFAFALLYGLSLLVVVAAATAVSSVIAQLALGGVKGFSVGVLLVSTLSQSASAAVTLIFVVMLARLYAQLSGEAGGEVSVPHTR
- the queE gene encoding 7-carboxy-7-deazaguanine synthase, producing MTYAVKECFLTLQGEGVQSGSRAVFLRFAGCNLWSGREQDRAMAQCTFCDTDFVGTDGEGGGKFTDAEALAAHVEWMWGEGGERRLVVITGGEPMLQLDRALVDALHDRGFRVAAESNGTLPAVAALDWLCVSPKAGTEVVQRSGNELKLVWPQAGIDPAKIEGWEFDHFLVQPMDGADRAGAMKAAIRLAMERPRWRLSLQAHKVVGLP
- the queC gene encoding 7-cyano-7-deazaguanine synthase QueC: MRARRTAVVLLSGGLDSMVCAGLAREAGFSVLALTIDYNQRHRAELEAAKTIAAQLSDRHIVLPLDLRAFGGSALTGDMAVPKEGVAPGIPVTYVPARNTIFLSLALGWAEAAGARDLFIGVNALDYSGYPDCRPEFISGFEAVANLATKAGVEGDSFTIHAPLQNMSKADIAREAARLGLDAGLSHSCYDPAVDGAACGLCDACRLRAKGFEEACLPDPTRYQ
- a CDS encoding DUF3617 domain-containing protein gives rise to the protein MCVGATLVVAATPLPRLAQIPGGLWEVSGIPGQAPVRQCFSTRTITQFEHRGEACPRTVVSQSGDTTVLQYNCPSGGFGRSEVTVITPRSLRIDTQGISRGLPFHFVMQARRIGGCPGY
- a CDS encoding Hsp33 family molecular chaperone HslO; translated protein: MQTVELNTDVVLGVTIPSRNARGRIARLGPVLDAVLANHGYPPAIEKLLAEALTLTALLGSLLKDPGGQMTLQAQTEGGIVDLLVCDYLGGELRGYVRHDRERLADISVNPKLPELFGKGYLAITFDQPATDERYQGIVPLEGNSLADAAQSYFSQSEQIPSLARLAVEKRDGKWVGGGLLLQHLPEGEEGRERLHTRLDHPDWPHVAILGGSVKPEELTDQKLPLDELIWRLFHEEEEVRTLDAQRLSKGCRCDNDYVRSVIARFPEDERSAMVGDDGLIRVDCAFCSSNFPIDPAELG
- a CDS encoding aspartate aminotransferase family protein produces the protein MAITPLMPVYPRSPVRPVRGEGAYLIGENGERYLDFASGIAVNLLGHGHPHLTKAIQEQAATLIHVSNLYGSPQGEALAQRLIDLTFADTVFFTNSGAEAVECAIKTARRYHHAKGNAHKHTLITFTNAFHGRTMATISATDQPKLRDGFAPLLEGFTVVEFDNLDAALAAVDDNTAGFLLEPVQGEGGIKPASQSFIKGLRQVCDEKDLMLVFDEVQCGVARTGTLYAYEQYGVEPDIMATAKGIGGGFPMGACLATEKAAAGMVIGTHGSTYGGNPLAMAAGQAVLDVVANDEFMASVRATGERLRSALEQMIPNHDQLFESVRGMGLMLGIKMKTDSRAFVTYLRERGILTVAAGDNVMRVLPPLVIEESHIREFVDGLSAAAADYEVPAAA